Genomic segment of Pseudomonas iranensis:
CTTCCGATTCGAGGCAATGAATGTGGGAAGGAAATAGATGACGAAGCCGACCACCAGAAACAAAAAGCCAGCCATAGGACTTCCACTATCCATATCGTAAAACCTGATCCATTGAAGGGGGTGGGGCGCGTATTTTACCATTCGTGGCGGTACGCCACCATTGACTGGGAGGGAGGAGGGGGAATGAAGAAGCCCGGCGCTAGCCGGGCATCAGTTCTGTTCGCGCCACTCTTTTGCTAGGTGAGCCAAATATCGCATAACTACGTTGTTTCTTGCTTGTTCGTGAGCGTCCGGCCAGAAGAATGCAAGAATCAAATAGTGATCTTCCTCAAGCTCCCCCTGCACGTAAACCAATGCTGCGTCCTCGTGAGGCTTCTTAAAGTCGCACACCCGGTAATATTGAGCGCAGTCCTGGCGAAACCTGCCCGGCGGAAGCTTGATGTGGATATGAGATAGGTGAGCGTTGAGCGCTGCCTGCGGCTGGGTATAGGGGGCGTCTCTGCCAAAATACAAGGGCGTTCTGGTTTGTCTCGATTCCATGTAAGCCAGAAAGTCAGAAGCAATTTTCGCGGATAAACCTGGATATTTTTTATCAATCGGCTCGAAAAACTCTGCGAACGTCGCCTCGTGGAAGCTTACAGAAGCCATTTTCTCCCTTAGGCGATATGCGCCAAGCGGGCATTCGTGAAACTTGCCAGCTCTTTCAATCCATTGAAATTTACTTCTGTATCTATGTATTCAGGCATGCGAGTAGCTTGACGATAGAGGCTGTCTAGCTCAGCAAGCCTGGCGCGAGTTCCGGCTACAACACGTCGAAATTTCAGGTGGTCAGCGGCCAACTGCACCGGTGGCTGCGCACTCTTAAGAGCCGACTCTAAAGCTCGAGTTGCGTTTAGCAGCTCTGCTACTCGAGAAAATTCCTGATGAGCAATGTTGTCACGTTTGAGGCAAGCCCTCAAAGCGCTCGCAAATATTCCATCGAGCGCAGACCAACCTTCAGCTAATTCCTTTAGCTCTTTCCGCATTTCCGCAAGCTCCAGATGGTTGCATTCCACCTCCAAGCGAGGGGGCGGGCTCTGATGTGTTGCGGCTTCGGAGTAGCTACCCATCAAAGCGAGAGCTGCAACCATCATCTGTGATGCTGCGCGATAATCCACGATGAGGATCTCCAAATTTAAAAACAACCGGATGTCGCTTCGCAGCGAGAAAACTCCGGATCAGTCGTTAGACGTTAAGCTTTTTGGAAAACGTCACACACAATGATCATACGGCAGTTTATTTTTTTTTCCGATGGAATCCGATGTGCGCCATGACCGTGTATCGGTGTAAGAGATCTC
This window contains:
- a CDS encoding type II toxin-antitoxin system YafO family toxin: MASVSFHEATFAEFFEPIDKKYPGLSAKIASDFLAYMESRQTRTPLYFGRDAPYTQPQAALNAHLSHIHIKLPPGRFRQDCAQYYRVCDFKKPHEDAALVYVQGELEEDHYLILAFFWPDAHEQARNNVVMRYLAHLAKEWREQN